The following proteins come from a genomic window of Sphaerisporangium rubeum:
- the fxsT gene encoding FxSxx-COOH system tetratricopeptide repeat protein: MSTPQSTGHAPEPRVWGRVPQRNKNFTGREDLLDKLHESVTSDVTAVVPHALHGFGGVGKTHVAMEYAWRFRHEYDLVWWVPADQINLIRSSLAGLAPHLGLPASMTRTVSDASDAVLDALRRGDPYSRWLLIFDNADEPEDINELVPRGRGHVLITSRNYRWEGVVDTVAVDVFSREESIQFLRKRLPGTTTDEDADRLAEELGDLPLALEQAGALQVETGMSVETYLGLLARQTARLLDANKPADYPLSMTAAWSISLAQLASRLPEAVELLRCCAFFGPDPIPRDVFEELPAELAEQSRLKTILGDTILLSKAIRVLGRYALIRIDSDNRTIQLHRLVQALLREELSEDDREEFRHEVHLLLAAFAPKHPDDPAAWPRYAALLSHMSPAKVELCPHPLIREFAIDVTRYLYTSGDLQLAGILAQRFEDRWRTDNGEDHRDVMVMRRHLGAILWALGSFPDAYRLNKQNLARMREKLGPDHAETLALANVHGADLRARGQFTEALHHDQELLQQHTHMYGPHHRRTLRVKNNLSVDYLLLADYARAQELLEETFRQWRNNPVAGSSQLNVLAAWNGLARVLRLSGNYLEACDVGEDAYEYGVSELGADHVWTLKTAKDLSIAKRRAGFTDEALDIARHTFEREQRLFGRDHPDTLAGALCLANALRTTNAGEEALDLLMDAVERYPRAYGDTHPFRYGCDMNLALLLRVTGDTAAALTRDRAALDGFDAQLGREHHYSLTCAINLASDLATMDDVESARRLGESTLGRLRALLGEDHPLTLAGASNLVIDLRRSGESERADALAADTFERYRRVLGTEHPDVVVATSGERLDFDFDPPAL, translated from the coding sequence GTGTCGACCCCACAATCGACCGGACACGCGCCTGAGCCCAGGGTCTGGGGTCGCGTCCCGCAGCGGAACAAGAACTTCACTGGACGTGAGGACCTGCTCGACAAGTTGCACGAGTCGGTCACCTCCGACGTCACCGCGGTCGTCCCGCATGCGCTCCACGGGTTCGGCGGTGTCGGAAAGACACATGTCGCGATGGAGTACGCATGGCGGTTCCGCCATGAGTACGACCTGGTCTGGTGGGTTCCGGCGGACCAGATCAACCTGATCCGGTCGTCCCTGGCCGGCCTCGCGCCTCATCTCGGCCTTCCGGCGTCCATGACGCGAACCGTGTCGGACGCCTCAGATGCCGTTCTGGACGCTTTGCGGCGCGGTGACCCTTATTCGCGATGGTTGTTGATTTTCGACAACGCCGACGAACCCGAGGACATCAACGAATTGGTGCCGAGGGGCCGCGGACATGTCCTGATCACCTCTCGCAACTATCGGTGGGAAGGGGTGGTGGACACGGTCGCCGTCGACGTCTTCAGCCGTGAGGAGAGCATCCAGTTCCTGCGCAAGCGCCTGCCCGGCACGACGACCGACGAAGATGCCGACAGGCTCGCGGAGGAGCTGGGAGATCTGCCACTGGCCCTGGAGCAGGCCGGCGCGCTGCAGGTCGAGACAGGCATGTCCGTGGAGACGTATCTCGGCCTGCTCGCCCGGCAGACGGCCCGGCTGCTCGACGCCAACAAGCCGGCGGACTATCCGCTCTCGATGACCGCCGCGTGGTCCATCTCCCTGGCCCAGCTGGCGTCCCGGCTCCCGGAAGCGGTCGAGCTGCTGAGATGCTGCGCGTTCTTCGGACCGGACCCCATCCCGCGTGATGTGTTCGAAGAGCTCCCCGCCGAGCTGGCCGAGCAATCCCGGCTGAAGACGATCCTCGGCGACACGATCCTGCTGAGCAAGGCCATCCGAGTGCTGGGACGGTACGCGCTCATCCGGATCGACTCCGACAACAGGACAATCCAGTTGCACCGTCTCGTCCAGGCCCTGCTCCGCGAGGAGCTGTCGGAGGACGATCGCGAAGAGTTCCGGCACGAGGTCCACCTGCTGCTGGCCGCCTTCGCGCCGAAACACCCCGACGACCCCGCCGCCTGGCCGCGGTACGCGGCGCTGCTGTCGCACATGTCGCCTGCCAAGGTGGAACTGTGCCCGCACCCGCTCATCAGAGAGTTCGCCATCGACGTGACGCGCTACCTCTACACCTCTGGCGATTTGCAACTCGCCGGCATCCTGGCCCAGAGGTTCGAAGACCGGTGGCGAACGGACAACGGGGAGGACCATCGAGATGTCATGGTGATGCGGCGGCACCTCGGAGCGATCCTGTGGGCCCTCGGGAGTTTTCCGGACGCCTACCGCCTGAACAAGCAGAATCTCGCGCGGATGAGGGAGAAGCTCGGGCCCGACCACGCCGAGACCCTGGCGCTCGCGAACGTCCATGGGGCCGACCTGCGGGCACGAGGCCAGTTCACCGAGGCCCTCCATCATGACCAGGAGCTGCTGCAGCAGCACACCCACATGTACGGCCCCCATCACCGCCGCACGCTGCGGGTGAAGAACAACCTTTCCGTCGACTACCTTCTCCTGGCCGACTACGCGCGAGCGCAGGAGCTGCTGGAGGAGACGTTCCGGCAGTGGCGTAACAATCCGGTGGCCGGGTCCAGCCAGCTGAACGTGCTGGCGGCCTGGAACGGCCTGGCTCGCGTGCTCAGGCTCAGCGGCAACTACCTCGAAGCGTGCGACGTCGGCGAGGACGCCTACGAGTACGGGGTCAGCGAGCTCGGGGCCGATCACGTGTGGACCTTGAAGACCGCGAAAGATCTGTCGATCGCCAAACGTCGCGCCGGATTCACCGACGAGGCGCTCGACATCGCGAGGCATACGTTCGAGCGGGAGCAGCGGTTGTTCGGCCGCGACCATCCCGACACGCTCGCCGGAGCGCTGTGCCTGGCCAACGCCTTGCGGACCACCAACGCAGGCGAGGAGGCCCTGGACCTGCTGATGGACGCGGTGGAGCGCTACCCGAGGGCCTACGGCGACACCCATCCCTTCAGATACGGGTGCGACATGAATCTCGCCCTGCTGCTCCGCGTGACCGGCGACACGGCGGCGGCGCTCACCAGGGACCGCGCGGCGCTCGACGGGTTCGACGCGCAACTCGGCCGTGAGCACCACTACTCGCTGACCTGCGCCATCAATCTGGCCAGCGACCTGGCCACCATGGACGACGTGGAATCGGCACGGCGACTGGGGGAAAGCACACTGGGCCGGTTGCGCGCACTCCTCGGCGAGGATCACCCGCTCACCCTCGCGGGTGCCTCGAACCTGGTGATCGACCTGCGGCGCAGCGGTGAGAGCGAACGGGCCGACGCGCTGGCCGCCGACACCTTTGAGCGGTACCGCCGGGTGCTCGGCACCGAGCACCCGGACGTCGTGGTGGCGACCAGCGGTGAGCGTCTCGACTTCGACTTCGATCCGCCTGCCCTCTGA
- the hppD gene encoding 4-hydroxyphenylpyruvate dioxygenase, with protein MTTATYERSTAQNVSREGNAMDITSIDHLELYVEDGEQVAARLQQAYGFTVQGRGGPETGLTGRRSILLRQRGITLVVTTAVDGHHGAAEYVRRHGDGVAVVGVAVADARAAFTEAVERGAYPMAPPVVHGRRGASATFASVRGFGDVELRFTSRDTPDTPFDPGVVEETAVASPGGLLEAVDHLAVLVPAGDLDKTVRRYVEVFGLTQTFEERIQVGKQAMDSKVVANESGTVTFTLIEPDTTRDPGQIDAFLDAHGGAGVQHIAFRTGDITRSVCDVSAAGVRFLDTPSRYYDALDDRLGAVGVPLATLRELNVLADRDHWGVMLQIFTRSEHPRRTLFYELIDRRGARTFGSNNIKALYEAVDRSAPREDL; from the coding sequence ATGACCACGGCCACGTACGAACGCTCCACCGCACAGAACGTGTCCAGGGAGGGCAACGCAATGGACATCACCTCGATCGACCATCTCGAGTTGTACGTGGAGGACGGCGAACAGGTGGCCGCACGCCTCCAGCAGGCGTACGGCTTCACGGTCCAGGGCCGCGGCGGGCCGGAGACCGGCCTGACGGGTCGCCGTTCGATCCTGCTGCGCCAGCGCGGCATCACACTTGTGGTCACCACCGCGGTGGACGGCCACCACGGCGCCGCCGAGTACGTGCGACGGCACGGCGACGGGGTCGCCGTCGTCGGTGTCGCGGTCGCCGACGCGCGCGCCGCCTTCACCGAGGCGGTCGAGCGCGGCGCGTACCCGATGGCCCCGCCGGTCGTCCACGGCCGGCGAGGCGCGAGCGCGACCTTCGCCTCCGTGCGCGGCTTCGGTGACGTCGAGCTGCGCTTCACCTCGCGCGACACACCGGACACGCCGTTCGACCCCGGCGTCGTCGAGGAGACGGCCGTAGCGTCACCCGGCGGCCTGCTGGAGGCGGTGGACCACCTCGCGGTCCTGGTGCCGGCGGGAGACCTCGACAAGACCGTGCGCCGGTACGTGGAGGTTTTCGGCCTCACGCAGACCTTCGAGGAGCGTATCCAGGTCGGCAAGCAGGCCATGGACTCCAAGGTGGTGGCCAACGAGTCCGGCACCGTGACGTTCACCCTCATCGAGCCGGACACCACAAGGGACCCCGGCCAGATCGACGCGTTCCTCGACGCGCACGGCGGGGCCGGCGTGCAGCACATCGCGTTCCGCACCGGCGACATCACGCGGTCGGTGTGCGACGTCTCCGCCGCGGGGGTGCGGTTCCTGGACACACCGTCGCGCTACTACGACGCGCTGGACGACCGCCTCGGCGCCGTGGGGGTGCCGCTCGCGACGCTCCGCGAACTCAACGTGCTCGCCGACCGCGACCACTGGGGTGTCATGCTCCAGATCTTCACCCGGTCCGAGCACCCGCGGCGCACCCTGTTCTACGAGCTGATCGACCGGCGCGGCGCGCGGACCTTCGGCAGCAACAACATCAAGGCGCTGTACGAGGCGGTCGACCGGTCGGCGCCTCGCGAGGACCTCTGA
- a CDS encoding ATP-binding protein, translating into MALITRTAPDGHPVIEVTNTGTEVPAGAVERLFKPFQRLEPERTGRAEGLGLGLSIVQAMAEAHHATIEARPRTTGSRSVRITFHY; encoded by the coding sequence ATGGCACTAATCACCCGCACCGCGCCGGACGGCCATCCGGTGATCGAGGTGACCAACACCGGAACGGAAGTACCGGCCGGCGCTGTGGAACGCCTCTTCAAGCCCTTCCAACGCCTGGAACCCGAACGCACCGGCCGAGCGGAAGGCCTGGGCCTCGGCCTCTCCATAGTCCAGGCCATGGCCGAGGCACACCACGCCACCATTGAGGCCCGTCCGCGAACAACCGGCAGCCGGTCCGTCCGGATCACATTCCACTATTGA
- a CDS encoding FxsB family cyclophane-forming radical SAM/SPASM peptide maturase, protein MPEWPADLNVGELMASGWRPTPFQQFILKIHSRCDLACSYCYMYEMADTSWKRRPKRMPTEVVAAAAARIAEHTRTHGLSSVEVVLHGGEPLLAGTDAIRDIVTRVRAANGTRTRVDFTVQTNGTLLGPAYLRLFDELGIRVGVSLDGDRDMHDRNRRFAGGRGSHAAVTQALRLLTGAEYRHLFGGLLCTIDLRNDPIATYEALLAFDPPSIDFLLPHGNWSAPPPGRAADQELRPYGDWLTAVFDHWHRTRPRRTSVRMLTELINLLLGGESSTEQLGLSPAAMVVIETDGAIEQSDFLRSAYEGATDTGLTIFGNSLDEVLLLPGFAARQIGEQALSPACAACSVKSVCGGGLYAHRYREGQGFANPSVYCPDLLHLIGHVRKTIEADPPAGSEHHRRSEKGSTMKVAEHRISAGMFSAIATGGGGTAAISHLRDVQHSKHILLVRAVMAAARASDHPDAALTRRAYDLLATIQRHHPDVVDRVLRHPAAGAWARQTIIGVRGNDPSAAPAQLAGLAASAAILSGTVCDIDVPAVHGVVTLPGLGQASLSPTVTTATVQCHAHGAEVTGGHMVVTVPEDPHTDGPGWTGLRDLSATADGHAMRIVIDDLDPYRMPGVANLGGRLTSAEVRQWQTLLDDAWRILVHHHHEVAEEVAGAITVFTPLKPPARGQSSATSRETFGCIALSTPPDPTTMAVTLAHETQHAKLSALLDLVPMTKPDDGSRFYAPWRDDPRPVSGLLQGAYAYLGVTDFWRRQRRVETGESEVHAAAEFSRWRASAHAVTRTLLGSGRLTAPGEHFTSLMAERLEAWRDESVADAASALAMRRAERHLTAWNDRNR, encoded by the coding sequence ATGCCGGAATGGCCCGCCGATCTGAACGTCGGCGAACTCATGGCCTCGGGCTGGCGTCCGACGCCTTTCCAGCAGTTCATCCTCAAGATCCACAGCCGTTGCGACCTCGCATGCAGTTACTGCTACATGTACGAAATGGCGGACACCAGCTGGAAACGCCGTCCCAAGCGAATGCCGACGGAGGTCGTGGCCGCGGCGGCGGCGAGAATCGCCGAGCACACCCGCACACACGGCCTGTCCTCCGTCGAGGTGGTCCTGCACGGCGGGGAGCCGCTCCTCGCCGGAACAGATGCCATCCGGGACATCGTCACCCGCGTCCGGGCCGCGAACGGCACACGAACGCGCGTCGACTTCACCGTGCAGACGAACGGCACACTGCTCGGTCCCGCCTATCTGCGGCTGTTCGACGAACTCGGGATCCGGGTGGGAGTGAGCCTGGACGGTGATCGGGACATGCACGACCGGAACCGTCGTTTCGCCGGCGGCCGTGGCAGCCATGCCGCCGTGACGCAGGCGCTTCGACTGCTCACCGGCGCCGAGTACCGCCACCTGTTCGGCGGACTGCTGTGCACCATCGACCTTCGCAACGATCCGATCGCCACCTACGAGGCGCTTCTCGCGTTCGATCCGCCGAGCATCGATTTCCTGCTCCCGCACGGCAACTGGTCGGCACCACCCCCGGGCCGGGCCGCCGATCAGGAGCTGAGGCCCTATGGTGACTGGCTCACCGCCGTCTTCGACCACTGGCACCGCACCCGTCCCCGGCGGACGAGCGTCAGGATGCTCACCGAACTCATCAACCTGCTGCTCGGCGGCGAGTCGTCCACCGAACAGCTGGGGCTCTCCCCGGCCGCCATGGTGGTGATAGAGACCGACGGCGCCATCGAGCAGTCCGATTTCCTCAGATCCGCCTACGAGGGTGCGACCGACACCGGGCTCACCATCTTCGGCAACTCACTCGACGAGGTACTGCTCCTGCCGGGTTTCGCCGCTCGCCAGATCGGCGAACAGGCGCTGAGCCCGGCGTGTGCGGCCTGCTCTGTCAAAAGCGTCTGCGGTGGCGGCCTGTACGCGCACCGCTACCGCGAGGGCCAGGGGTTCGCCAACCCGTCCGTCTACTGCCCCGACCTGCTTCACCTCATCGGACATGTGCGGAAGACGATCGAGGCCGACCCCCCGGCAGGGTCGGAACACCACCGCCGATCAGAGAAAGGGAGCACGATGAAAGTCGCCGAACATCGGATCTCAGCCGGGATGTTCTCCGCCATCGCCACCGGAGGCGGAGGAACGGCCGCGATATCCCATCTCCGTGACGTCCAGCACAGCAAGCACATCCTGCTGGTCCGTGCCGTGATGGCCGCCGCCAGAGCGAGCGATCACCCCGACGCGGCCCTGACCCGCCGGGCCTACGACCTTCTCGCCACCATCCAGCGGCATCATCCCGATGTGGTGGATCGCGTGCTGCGGCACCCCGCGGCCGGCGCCTGGGCTCGTCAGACCATCATCGGCGTACGCGGCAACGACCCGTCGGCCGCGCCGGCGCAACTGGCCGGGCTCGCCGCCTCCGCGGCGATTCTGTCCGGCACGGTGTGCGACATCGACGTACCGGCGGTCCACGGCGTCGTGACACTCCCCGGACTCGGCCAGGCCAGCCTCTCCCCCACGGTCACCACGGCCACCGTCCAATGCCATGCTCACGGCGCCGAAGTCACCGGCGGCCACATGGTGGTGACCGTACCCGAGGACCCGCACACCGACGGCCCCGGATGGACGGGGCTGCGTGACCTGTCGGCCACCGCGGACGGCCACGCCATGCGCATCGTGATCGACGACCTGGACCCGTACCGCATGCCGGGGGTGGCCAATCTCGGCGGACGGCTCACATCGGCGGAGGTGCGGCAGTGGCAGACGCTGCTCGACGACGCCTGGAGAATCCTCGTCCACCACCATCACGAAGTGGCGGAGGAAGTGGCCGGCGCGATCACCGTGTTCACCCCGCTCAAGCCACCGGCGCGGGGTCAGTCGAGTGCCACGTCGCGTGAGACGTTCGGATGCATCGCGCTGTCCACCCCGCCCGACCCCACCACCATGGCCGTGACGCTGGCGCACGAGACACAGCACGCGAAGCTCTCGGCGCTGCTCGACCTGGTGCCGATGACCAAGCCCGACGACGGGTCCCGGTTCTACGCGCCATGGCGGGACGACCCCCGTCCGGTGTCCGGGCTTCTCCAAGGCGCCTACGCGTACCTGGGGGTGACCGATTTCTGGCGCAGACAGCGTCGCGTCGAGACAGGTGAGAGTGAAGTCCACGCCGCGGCGGAGTTCTCGCGCTGGCGTGCGTCGGCGCACGCGGTCACGCGCACGCTGCTCGGCAGTGGACGGCTCACCGCACCCGGCGAGCACTTCACGTCGCTGATGGCGGAGAGACTGGAGGCGTGGCGTGACGAAAGCGTCGCCGACGCGGCCAGTGCTCTCGCCATGCGGCGAGCGGAGCGGCATCTGACGGCGTGGAACGACCGCAACAGGTGA
- a CDS encoding FXSXX-COOH protein encodes MGEELGEALIDVHRSPLIELDVLDDSVVDQALRHVFKGSDSGPVAGFTASI; translated from the coding sequence GTGGGCGAAGAGCTGGGCGAGGCCCTCATCGACGTGCACCGTTCACCGCTCATCGAACTCGACGTCCTGGACGACTCCGTCGTGGATCAGGCCTTGCGGCACGTCTTCAAAGGCAGTGACAGCGGCCCCGTCGCAGGGTTCACCGCGAGCATATAG
- a CDS encoding tetratricopeptide repeat protein, producing MTPPIAPYVGLRPYQEADHDLFFGRDREARELAIMWQATGLTVLYGASGSGKTSLLQAGVVPRIETTRADLLPLTRVRPYRTAQGNPYVLGLLSGLAPEQPMEALAGWTISEFLKARPERRDRYGDPMPVLIAIDQAEEFLVVPPHHENDRDAFLGELAKAVAENDGLHLLLALREEHLANVLPHERSLGPGSRSRFHLPPLTRTAALDAVTRPLERTTRFFAPGAAELLIDDLRSATFVNDEGTISRVETKTVEPVQVQVVCSALWSSLEPDLREISVEHVRLRVDVDRFLVGFCRRMLEQVATEFERTPGEIRHWLRSSFITEHGTRNSVYQGLHETAGMPNEIAAALESRHILRGEYRLGIRWYELQHDRLISAIRTIAPPAEILEDARQALARADFETARRLADEAVRGTVLGDARVEGEAHLIQGEVAVAHKDFAAARSDFEQAAEAFAGLQQFDKVADALVADGRTCMAQGDYRRGMDQLTSALNWMPNHPMAHLALGQALWRSGQPGAALALLNGAVALSKGPAPDALELRGQILADLGRSGEALRDLNRVRHHQQPGTLAARGLALAADGRLDAAEQEVLDALAVGADSGPVLVRSARVYAYLGRRARAEELARRALRAVNPALPPHLRTLAGELARSSA from the coding sequence ATGACCCCACCAATTGCGCCGTATGTCGGGTTGCGTCCCTATCAGGAAGCCGACCACGACCTCTTTTTCGGACGTGATCGGGAGGCTCGGGAACTGGCCATCATGTGGCAGGCCACCGGGCTGACGGTTCTGTACGGCGCGTCGGGGAGCGGGAAGACCTCGCTGCTCCAGGCCGGCGTCGTCCCGAGGATCGAGACCACCCGAGCCGATCTTCTGCCGCTCACCAGGGTCAGGCCGTACAGGACCGCGCAGGGCAATCCGTACGTGCTGGGCCTGCTGTCCGGGCTCGCGCCGGAGCAGCCCATGGAAGCGCTCGCCGGCTGGACGATCTCGGAGTTCCTCAAGGCGCGGCCCGAGCGCCGGGACCGGTACGGGGACCCCATGCCGGTGCTCATCGCCATCGACCAGGCGGAGGAGTTCCTGGTCGTGCCGCCGCACCACGAGAACGACCGCGACGCGTTCCTTGGGGAACTCGCGAAGGCGGTGGCGGAGAACGACGGGCTCCACCTGCTTCTCGCGCTCCGGGAGGAGCACCTCGCGAACGTCCTGCCGCACGAGCGGAGCCTCGGCCCCGGTTCACGTTCGCGGTTCCATCTGCCGCCGTTGACCCGGACGGCGGCGCTGGACGCGGTGACGCGGCCCCTTGAGAGAACCACTCGGTTCTTCGCGCCGGGTGCGGCCGAACTGCTCATCGACGATCTCCGCTCGGCCACGTTCGTCAACGACGAGGGGACCATCTCGCGCGTCGAGACCAAGACCGTCGAACCGGTGCAGGTCCAGGTCGTCTGCTCCGCCTTGTGGAGTTCGCTCGAGCCGGACCTGCGCGAGATCAGCGTCGAGCACGTGCGCCTGCGGGTCGATGTCGATCGTTTTCTCGTCGGCTTCTGCCGGCGGATGCTGGAACAGGTCGCCACCGAGTTCGAGCGCACCCCTGGTGAGATCCGGCACTGGCTACGCAGTTCCTTCATCACCGAGCACGGCACCCGCAACAGCGTGTACCAGGGACTGCACGAGACCGCGGGGATGCCGAACGAGATCGCCGCGGCTCTGGAGAGCCGTCACATCCTGCGCGGCGAGTACCGGCTCGGAATCCGCTGGTACGAACTCCAGCACGACCGGCTGATCAGCGCGATCCGCACCATAGCTCCGCCGGCGGAAATCCTGGAGGACGCGCGTCAGGCACTGGCGCGAGCGGACTTCGAGACCGCTCGCAGACTTGCCGACGAGGCGGTGCGGGGAACCGTCCTCGGTGACGCCAGGGTCGAGGGAGAGGCGCACCTCATCCAGGGTGAGGTCGCGGTGGCGCACAAGGACTTCGCCGCCGCGAGGAGCGACTTCGAGCAGGCGGCGGAGGCCTTCGCCGGCCTCCAGCAGTTCGACAAGGTCGCGGACGCGCTCGTCGCCGACGGCCGGACGTGCATGGCGCAGGGAGATTACCGCCGGGGAATGGACCAGTTGACCTCGGCACTGAACTGGATGCCGAACCATCCGATGGCGCATCTCGCGCTGGGACAGGCCCTGTGGCGCTCCGGACAGCCAGGCGCGGCCCTCGCGCTGCTCAACGGCGCCGTGGCCCTGTCCAAGGGGCCGGCGCCGGACGCACTGGAGCTGCGCGGACAGATCCTCGCCGACCTGGGACGCTCCGGAGAGGCCCTGCGCGATCTCAATCGTGTGCGGCACCACCAGCAGCCGGGGACTCTCGCGGCGCGTGGGCTCGCGCTCGCGGCCGACGGACGACTCGACGCCGCGGAACAGGAGGTGCTGGACGCGCTCGCGGTCGGCGCCGACAGCGGGCCCGTGCTGGTGCGGTCGGCCCGCGTCTACGCGTACCTCGGCCGGCGCGCGCGCGCGGAGGAACTGGCCAGGCGTGCCCTCCGTGCCGTCAATCCCGCGCTTCCCCCGCATCTCCGGACGCTCGCCGGAGAACTGGCCCGGAGTTCGGCGTGA